The following proteins are co-located in the Solanum pennellii chromosome 1, SPENNV200 genome:
- the LOC114075371 gene encoding uncharacterized protein LOC114075371 — MDITRLMVYLQQVVEKKLRDREEHRNKKTKTRMSLVNRRVVQVDHNFRNPKGHAPSSASAPAPRKKRQISCFKCGQEGQLMRECPKNKQGGGNLSNRALSVAPPDRAAPRGATFGTSRGENRLYAITSCQDKENSPDNGKVIAHASRQLKVHEKNYPTLELEFVVLVFALKI; from the exons ATGGATATTACAAGATTAATGGTATATTTGCAGCAGGTAGTGGAAAAGAAGCTTAGGGACAGAGAGGAGCACCGGAACAAGAAAACAAAGACTCGAATGAGTCTTGTCAATAGAAGGGTGGTTCAAGTCGACCACAATTTCAGAAACCCaaaggggcatgcaccatcatctgctagtgcacctgcacccaGAAAAAAAAG GCAGATAAGttgcttcaagtgtggtcaagagggtcaATTAATGAGAGAGTGCCCTAAGAATAAGCAAGGTGGTGGAAATCTGAGCAATAGAGCTCtatcagttgctccaccagacagggctgcacctagaggagcgACTTTTGGCACTAGCAGAGGGGAAAATCGTCTTTATGCAATCACTAGCTGCCAAGACAaagagaactctccagat aatgGAAAAGTTATAGCTCATGCCTCCAGACAGttaaaggttcatgagaagaactatccaactcttGAATTAGAATTTGTTGTTCTAGTTTTTGCCTTGAAGATATga